The Gammaproteobacteria bacterium genome includes the window AAGTTTGGAACGTTGTTTCCAAATGAAAACTGTAAGGGCGAGAAGAAAAATCGATACAATATATATCATGATTAAATTGGTTTGTAGAATATTCTCTCTCGCCATTAGATAAACACCGGCTATACTGGTGAATCCCCAACAAGTGTAATTAATCAGACCATCCAGCATCAGCAATGTGGAGCAATGCATAATGCCAAGCCCAGCCCTGCGCTTTAGAAGATAAATCCTGGCCGGAAGGCCCATCTTTAGAGGCAAGGAAAAACTGATCAGTGCCGTCAATGAGAAGATATAAAACAGGATCCGATAGGCTGTATGTAACGAGCTTCGGAGATAGATGAACCAACGTAAAGGTTCTGCGAGGAAATGGGCGACCGTTGCCAACAGCAACGGAACTATATACATGAGATGAATTGAATCCGGCAGCGAGGGTAGGAATTCGCTCATCTTACCTATCGGCCTGCCCAGGCACCTTTAGAATCATCCAGCGGTGCAGGGACAACCCGCCGAACCAATTAAGCCGTCTATCCAACCAGGATGCACTACCGATGAGCATATTTAAACTTCGTGGAGAATGACGCAAAAGTAGCATTACTGGTAACAGGAGTGAGAAGAACAGCATGCCGCCAGTTGCGATTACAGTCACTCCCGCGCTGCGTGCGAGCGAAAGGTAATCTCGTGCATAAAATCCGTTTCCACCCGTGGAATTCTCCCTGCTTACGGGATGCAACCGTGCTACTAGGTCCATGTATTCTTGTCCTGGATCGAGAAAAAGCGCAACCCCACCCGGTTTCAATAGCTGGATCAGACTGCACATCACTTTTGCCCTGTCGCTCGCAGGGAGATACATGAGTGAGGTAATCGAGATTATGGTATTAAAAGATTGTGCCAAAAACGGCGCCTTCGACAAATCTGCGCAGACTACAGGGCGTCTGACGCTATCCTGATACAGCCTGCAAAAATTCATGGAGAAGTCCAGACCTGTAATGCTTATGTCAGGCCTGTTCACATTAATGATTTGGCTGATTCTTCCGAAACCACAACCTAGGTCTAATAGATTTGAACGGTTAACGACTAAGGGGAGAAATCTTTCGTTCAATATGCAGCTGTGATACTTGTGGATCTGTTTGTTGAGTTCCTTAGGTAGTTTTTTGAACAATACACTGGTTTCGTTACTGCCTTGTTCAGCAGCCCGTCGTTCCCAACGCTCGCGAATCTCATCATCGGGGACAGATGATTTCATAATTCGGTAGCGCGAATTACGCGCTGCGCCAAAATCCTGAGCTGCTGTGCCGATCGCTCGATAGACCAGCGCGTCCTCGCATACTGTCGCGATGCTTCGCCGATCTGCCGAAGTCGTTGCCGATCCGTAAGCGCTTGCTGTATTTTTTCGGCTAGGGATCTATGATTGCCAGATTTAAACACGAATCCCGTCTCTCCATCCTTGATGAGCGCTTTGAACAGCGCAAAATCAGGAATCACAACGGGCACACTTGCAGACATCGATTCTCTAACTGATGTCGG containing:
- a CDS encoding class I SAM-dependent methyltransferase, with protein sequence MKSSVPDDEIRERWERRAAEQGSNETSVLFKKLPKELNKQIHKYHSCILNERFLPLVVNRSNLLDLGCGFGRISQIINVNRPDISITGLDFSMNFCRLYQDSVRRPVVCADLSKAPFLAQSFNTIISITSLMYLPASDRAKVMCSLIQLLKPGGVALFLDPGQEYMDLVARLHPVSRENSTGGNGFYARDYLSLARSAGVTVIATGGMLFFSLLLPVMLLLRHSPRSLNMLIGSASWLDRRLNWFGGLSLHRWMILKVPGQADR